The Polynucleobacter sp. TSB-Sco08W16 genome includes a region encoding these proteins:
- the fabG gene encoding 3-oxoacyl-ACP reductase FabG, translating into MNLDLSGQIALVTGASRGIGQAIADELVKCGAKVIGTATSESGAKAIDERLKASGGAGLVLNVTAPNACEEIIDHIVKEYGGINILVNNAGITRDNLAMRMKSEEWTDVIDTNLSSVFRLSQAVLRPMMKVKGGRIINITSIVGHMGNAGQLNYAAAKAGVSGMTRALAREIGSRNITVNCVAPGFIDTDMTRALSEEQQNALKVNIPLARLGSPEDVAQAVAFLASPAAAYITGNTLHVNGGLYLA; encoded by the coding sequence ATGAATCTCGACTTAAGTGGACAAATTGCCTTGGTTACAGGTGCCTCTCGCGGTATTGGCCAGGCGATTGCAGATGAGTTAGTCAAGTGTGGGGCCAAGGTGATTGGTACTGCAACCTCAGAGAGCGGTGCCAAAGCAATTGATGAGAGATTGAAAGCTTCCGGCGGTGCTGGTTTGGTTTTGAATGTCACTGCACCGAATGCTTGCGAAGAAATCATCGATCACATTGTCAAAGAGTATGGCGGCATCAATATCTTGGTGAACAACGCTGGCATCACACGTGACAACTTAGCAATGCGCATGAAGTCTGAAGAGTGGACTGATGTGATTGATACCAATTTGAGCTCCGTGTTCCGTTTGTCCCAAGCTGTTTTGCGTCCTATGATGAAGGTAAAAGGTGGGCGCATTATCAATATCACTTCAATCGTAGGACATATGGGTAACGCTGGGCAGTTGAATTACGCTGCTGCAAAAGCGGGTGTTTCAGGTATGACTCGCGCTTTGGCTCGTGAAATTGGTAGCCGCAATATCACTGTTAACTGTGTGGCGCCTGGTTTTATTGATACGGATATGACGCGCGCTTTGAGTGAAGAGCAGCAAAATGCACTAAAAGTGAACATTCCTCTAGCTCGCTTGGGTAGCCCTGAGGATGTAGCCCAGGCGGTGGCCTTTTTGGCCTCCCCAGCCGCTGCTTACATTACCGGTAATACCCTTCACGTCAATGGCGGACTCTATTTAGCCTAA
- a CDS encoding Do family serine endopeptidase, which translates to MKKHFIALLAILSLGQPLFIPVALAESPRVSIPDFADLVERASPAVVNIRTTEKVMVQQQGGIPGLPEDQAEFFRRFFGVPIPGIPNSPKQAQPAPGKPQEADRGVGSGFIIESNGLILTNAHVVEGATTIYVTLTDKREFKAKLLGMDKRTDVAVVKIDARDLPRLSLGDSSRVRVGEWVLAIGSPFGLENTVTAGIVSAKSRDTGDYLPFIQTDVAVNPGNSGGPLLNTAGQVIGINSQIFSRSGGYMGISFAIPIDEAMRVADQLRTNGKMTRGRIGVALGEMTKEVAESLGLGKPRGAYVRNVDAGGPAAAGGIEAGDVILSFNGRDIAKSTDLPRIVGDTKPGTAVPVQVWRKGASREVTVTVADTDANQTANKKPDAPSANGGTANIFGVNVSELSDAKKKDLNIKGGVEVTGLSDGPLARAGVRPGDVIIRVADADISGVKQFEALVKGLDANKAVPVFIRRSDSTLVIPVRPK; encoded by the coding sequence ATGAAAAAGCACTTTATTGCGCTCTTGGCTATTTTGAGTCTGGGCCAGCCTTTATTTATTCCTGTTGCATTGGCGGAAAGTCCTCGGGTAAGCATCCCAGATTTTGCGGATTTAGTTGAGCGCGCAAGTCCTGCGGTAGTTAATATCCGCACCACCGAAAAAGTCATGGTTCAACAGCAAGGCGGAATTCCAGGTCTTCCTGAAGATCAAGCAGAATTTTTCCGTCGCTTCTTTGGTGTTCCTATTCCCGGTATTCCTAATAGTCCAAAGCAAGCGCAGCCTGCACCAGGAAAACCACAAGAAGCTGATCGTGGTGTCGGCTCAGGATTCATTATTGAATCGAACGGTTTGATTCTCACGAATGCGCACGTGGTTGAGGGCGCGACAACTATTTATGTCACCTTAACGGATAAGCGCGAATTCAAAGCTAAGTTATTAGGCATGGATAAACGTACGGATGTAGCAGTTGTCAAAATCGATGCGCGTGATTTACCAAGACTGTCCTTAGGTGATTCATCTAGGGTGCGAGTAGGCGAGTGGGTTCTGGCAATTGGCTCTCCATTTGGTCTTGAGAACACGGTGACGGCGGGCATCGTCTCGGCTAAGAGTCGCGACACTGGGGACTACTTACCCTTTATCCAGACTGACGTTGCGGTCAATCCAGGCAACTCTGGCGGACCCTTGCTCAATACTGCTGGGCAGGTAATTGGCATCAACTCCCAAATCTTTAGTCGCTCTGGTGGCTACATGGGAATCTCATTTGCAATACCAATTGATGAAGCGATGCGTGTTGCTGATCAGTTGCGTACGAATGGAAAAATGACACGTGGCCGTATTGGTGTTGCTTTAGGTGAAATGACTAAAGAGGTTGCTGAGAGCTTAGGCTTGGGTAAACCTCGTGGCGCATATGTGCGTAATGTTGATGCTGGTGGTCCTGCAGCAGCTGGGGGCATTGAAGCTGGCGATGTGATTCTGAGTTTTAACGGGCGCGACATTGCAAAGTCAACAGACTTACCTCGAATAGTGGGCGATACAAAACCAGGTACTGCAGTCCCAGTGCAAGTTTGGCGCAAAGGTGCAAGCCGTGAGGTAACGGTGACCGTAGCCGATACCGACGCAAATCAAACCGCGAATAAGAAGCCTGATGCACCGAGTGCAAATGGCGGCACTGCCAATATATTTGGGGTTAATGTCAGCGAACTATCGGATGCCAAAAAGAAGGATTTGAATATTAAGGGCGGGGTTGAGGTCACAGGCCTGAGCGACGGTCCTTTAGCTCGGGCTGGTGTTCGTCCAGGCGATGTCATTATTCGGGTAGCAGATGCTGATATTTCAGGGGTAAAGCAGTTTGAGGCCCTAGTTAAAGGCCTTGATGCCAATAAGGCTGTTCCGGTCTTTATACGCCGTTCAGACAGTACTTTGGTCATCCCTGTAAGGCCAAAATAA
- the fabF gene encoding beta-ketoacyl-ACP synthase II: MSVSNGRRRVVVTGLGLISPVGNSVDVAWSNLLAGKSGIATITKFDHAPLSVHFAGEVKDFNVEEYVSAKEARHMDTFIHFGIAAGTQAIRDSGLEITEQNAERVGVMVGSGIGGLPMIEETGAELLARGPRRISPFFVPGSIINMISGHLSILFGLKGPNVAAVTACTTGLHSIGLAARLIQYGDADVMVAGGAESTISALGVGGFASARALSTRNDDPATASRPWDKDRDGFVLGEGAGVVVLEEYEHAKARGAKIYCELLGFGMSGDAYHMTAPNMDGPRRCMVNAMRDAKLNPDQIQYLNAHGTSTPLGDKNETEAIKAALGDHAKRALINSTKSMTGHLLGGAGGLESVFTILALHNQKSPPTINIFNQDPECDLDYCANTARDVKIEHAVKNNFGFGGTNGTLIFGKLT; encoded by the coding sequence GTGTCAGTATCAAACGGCCGACGCCGGGTAGTAGTCACCGGCCTTGGTCTTATCTCACCTGTTGGTAATTCAGTTGACGTAGCTTGGTCCAATTTGCTTGCGGGCAAATCAGGCATTGCTACGATCACTAAGTTTGACCACGCACCACTGAGCGTTCATTTCGCTGGTGAGGTCAAAGATTTCAATGTCGAAGAATATGTTTCTGCCAAAGAAGCGCGCCACATGGATACCTTTATCCATTTCGGTATCGCTGCGGGCACACAAGCGATTCGTGACAGCGGTCTAGAAATTACCGAGCAAAACGCCGAGCGTGTTGGTGTGATGGTTGGCTCCGGCATTGGCGGTTTGCCAATGATTGAAGAGACTGGCGCCGAGCTTCTGGCTCGTGGCCCTCGTCGTATTTCACCATTCTTTGTTCCGGGCTCCATCATCAATATGATCTCTGGTCATCTCAGTATTCTGTTTGGCCTTAAAGGTCCAAACGTTGCTGCAGTGACCGCATGCACTACTGGATTGCACAGCATTGGTTTGGCTGCGCGTTTAATTCAGTATGGCGATGCAGATGTGATGGTTGCTGGCGGCGCTGAATCTACTATTTCTGCATTAGGTGTTGGTGGCTTTGCTTCTGCAAGAGCGCTATCTACTCGCAATGATGATCCTGCCACTGCTTCACGTCCTTGGGATAAAGACCGTGATGGTTTTGTTCTTGGTGAGGGTGCTGGCGTAGTAGTGCTAGAAGAGTACGAGCACGCTAAGGCGCGCGGTGCAAAAATTTATTGCGAGCTCCTTGGCTTTGGCATGAGTGGTGATGCGTATCACATGACTGCACCAAATATGGATGGTCCACGTCGCTGCATGGTCAATGCAATGCGCGATGCTAAATTAAATCCAGATCAAATTCAGTATTTGAATGCTCACGGTACTTCTACACCTTTGGGTGACAAGAATGAAACCGAAGCGATCAAAGCAGCCCTTGGTGATCATGCCAAGAGGGCTCTTATCAACTCCACTAAGTCTATGACAGGTCACCTTTTGGGTGGTGCTGGAGGCTTGGAGTCTGTTTTCACGATTCTGGCTCTCCATAACCAGAAATCACCACCAACCATCAATATCTTCAATCAAGACCCCGAGTGTGATTTGGACTACTGCGCCAATACTGCCCGGGATGTGAAGATTGAGCATGCGGTCAAAAACAACTTTGGCTTTGGTGGTACTAACGGCACCTTGATTTTTGGTAAGCTGACCTAA
- the acpP gene encoding acyl carrier protein → MDNIEQRVKKIVAEQLGVAEGDIKNESSFVNDLGADSLDTVELVMALEDEFGIEIPDEEAEKITTVQLAIDFAQSKAQG, encoded by the coding sequence ATGGACAACATCGAACAACGCGTTAAGAAAATCGTCGCTGAGCAATTAGGCGTCGCCGAAGGAGATATCAAGAATGAATCTTCTTTTGTGAACGACTTAGGCGCTGACTCTCTTGACACTGTTGAGCTGGTTATGGCTTTGGAAGATGAATTCGGCATCGAGATTCCTGATGAGGAAGCTGAAAAGATCACCACAGTTCAGCTCGCGATCGACTTCGCACAATCAAAAGCTCAGGGTTAA